The Tolypothrix sp. PCC 7712 region GCAGTAGCTAATTACCGCTATAAAGTTATTGAACCATATTTACATGGCAGTCCGCCAATTAATAGTTCTGTACCTGAGCGGACAGTTCGTAGCTGGAAATCCAAATATCATCAGGCTCTGAATAATTATGGCTGGGGCTATATTGGCTTACTACCCAATCGTGGCAAGAAAGGGAACAGGGTAGATCGCTTTTCACCCGATACTTGGGAGTTTATTGACCAAATTATTGAACAGCACTATGAGAACCTCAAACAGCGAGGAAAACTAGCAACTTACGGTATTCTGGTTAGAGAATGGGAAAAAGCTGGAAAAACAGACCCTTGCCCTAGCCGGATCACTTTCTGTAAACGCATTAATCAACGAGAGAAAGTAGGACAAACTCGCCATAGGCAAGGGTCAAGAGCCGCTTACCAAAAGAGTCCTTTTTATCACGAATTAACGCTCTCCACCCCTATTCACGGGAGTCGGCCATTTGAAATCTGCCACATTGATCATACAGAATTAGATATCGAGTTAGTTTGTTCGCGCACTGGGCGCCCTTTAGGCCGACCTTGGGCAACTATTCTCATTGATGCTTTCTCACGTCGTATTTTCGCAATCTATTTAACATTTGACCCGCCATCGTATCGTTCCTGCATGATGGTATTGCGAATTTGTGTGCAGAGATTTGGCCGCTTTCCAGAAACATTAGTAATGGATAATGGTGTAGAGTTTGGCAGTATTTACTTTGAAACACTTCTAGCTGCCTTTAGTTGCACAAAAAAACAAAGACCATCTGCTAGTCCTAGATTTGGTTCACTCATTGAAAGATTTTTCGGCACAAGTAACACAGAATTTTTTTACAACCTTAAAGGCAATACTCAAATTACTAAACAAGTACGCTTGGTAAATAAAACAAATAACCCAAAAGTACAAGCTGTCTGGACATTGCCAGAATTATATGAATATTTTTGTAAATATGCTTATGTAATTTATGACAGTAGAGAGCATCCGGCACTGGGAATGTCTCCCAATGCTGCATTTACAAAAGGTGTGAATCAGAGTGGGATGCGCTATGGACAAAAAATTTTAGATGATGAAAACTTTAAAATTTTTACTTTGCCCTCAACTGCAAAGGGAAGTGCAAAAGTAATACCAAGACTCGGGATAAAAATTAATTATATCTATTATTGGTCAATTGATGATTCATTTCTTAACCCTGAAGTTGAAAGTACTCAAGTACAAGTTAGATATGATCCATTTGATGTAGGAACTGCTTATGCGTATGTCAAAGGTAATTGGGTACGCTGTATATCTGAATATTATTCATCCTTACAAGGTCATTCTGAAAAAGAAATTCGACTGATAAGTATTGAATTACGACAGCAAAAAAATCAGTATAATCAAAAAATAGCAATTAGAGCTAAAGAACTTGCACAGTATTTAGAATCAGCAGAAGCTCAAGAAGTTTTACAGACACAAAGACTTCATGATTTAGCTGCAACTGATTTGCGAGACTTAATATATAAAAATGGTAGGAAACAAACATCCTCTACTCTTACTCAGTGTCCAGTTGATAGTGATGAAGCTATTAGTACAGAAGAAGTATCACAAACACATCAATTAAATACTTCAGCAATAGAATTAGGAAAAATTCAAGCTTACTCTCAAGAGGAGTTATGGCAGTAAAACATAACCGTCCATTTCCACAAGAACTCCTGAAACAATCATTAACCGAACGGTTGAACTATTTTCAAGGAATTACAATTGGACACTTACGATTAAAACAAGCTTTAGAGACTTTATTGCTCAACCTTCAACAACCAACAGATATTTGTGTTTTCTTTGTTGTTGGCCCAGCAGGAGTAGGTAAGACCACTTTACGACTAAGGGCTGAAAAACTGTTGATGGAAGGTGCATTAGCATCTATGAAAAATCATATTTATCAAATTCCAGTTGCAGGTATTGAGGCAATTGCTAATGAAGGAGGAAAATTTAATTATAAAGATTACTACCTCCGCGTTTTAGAATGTTTAGAAAAAATTTCTTTTGATTCAATTGCTACAAATAGTTCATTAAATTATCAAAATTATTCAGGGTTTCTTTCTACTACATACTTTGCTTCTAAAAGTTCCGATACGGTGCGTCGTGCTTTAGAAAAATCTATGCGGCACCATAAATTAACAGCATTGATGATAGACGAAGCCCAACATTTGCTGATGGTTGCTGGGGGAAAGCAAATGTTACATCAGATGAATTGGATAAAATCTCTTGCCAACATCACTGGTGTTGTACATATTTTATTTGGTACTTATGATTTACTTAACTGTTGTCACCTCAGTGGTCAAGTTAGCCGACGCAGCGATGATATACATTTACCTCGTTACTCAACAGATAACAAAGAAGATATAGCTGAGTTTATGCGGATTATCAGAACATTTCAGGCGCATTTACCTTTGCTTGAAGAGCCCTGCTTGGTAGAACAATATGAATATCTGTTGGATTATTCATCTGGTAGTGTTGGTCTTCTTAAAACTTGGTTAACAAAAGCTTTACGAAATGCTTTGGCAGAGAATGCAACAACCCTCAACATAAAGTATATTCAACAAAATGAATACTCAAAAGCACGGCGGCAGCAAATAGAACAGGAAGCACAAGCTGGAGAGAAGCGATGGCGCAACGATGTTGCTCCCGTAGCACTTAGTTTGACCAATGAAGATGTGAAGCAACCATCTCAAGCGAAAGGTCGTGTGGGAAAACGTCAGGCTAAAAGAGATACCGTAGGAATTAATCTTGATGTCAGTTAATTATTATACCGAAGATGAGTTTTGGGCTCTAGAAAAACCAACAATTCCAGAACGCTCTCAATTATTCCCACTCGAACCAATCGGTGTCGGTACGCTCTATGTCGAAAGCTTGAGTGGATATATTGCTCGCCTTGCCGACTGTCACACGATAACTACCGGAGAACTAGTTTTATCAAAAGTTATTCCATTGATGAGGCATAAAAGAAGCAGTGTTAGTTCTATAAACATCATTAATCATTTATTTAGAGATCAAGATTTTTTCACCTCTACCAACGAAAAAAGAATTGACATTGCTACCACTCTAATTCAAGCTCTAAAAGAATTGACCTGGCGTCAAGATTTATCTTGTTTATGGCCATTAAAATGGGCCAGCATTTTTTTCGAGTTTAGCATTTTGCGTTTGCATCAAGCTTGGTGTCCCGTATGTTATGACCACTGGTTTGTCAACAATCGAGTCATCTACAATCCACTGTTATGGTTAGTTAACACAATTGAGGAATGCCCTGAGCATGACCATCAGCCCTTGATTGAGGAATGCCCTCACTGTCACGAAAAATTTCCACCATTATCCAGGTATTCTCGTCCAGGGTATTGCTCAATCTGTCATCTGTGGTTAGGTAGCCAGAAACTCAACCAACTAGCCAATGAACAAACTCACAGCGTTGATTTTTGGCGACAGCTTTTGATTACTCCTATGCACTCTCATCAAAGCAACAAGCTTGTCTGGCAGTGTATGTGGTTTGATGATGTCGATGATTTGGCTGCCAATACGCCCTCTGATTTCCTGCCACCCATAAATGAGAACTAATTTTCCATCCTTACCTGCTCCGGGGTTTGAAACCATAAACCTGCCGCTCCGGCAAACTTATGGTTACAGTCACAAGATCGGGTAGGCGATCGCGCCATGCGGTTTGTCCTATTTCTTCGCTGTCCTTACCCTCACGATAGTCAGCATATTCTTTGTTCCAGTTTTGTACCAAATCTGCAAATTCGCGGTGTTGTTTGACTGTTGTTGGCAATTTTCCGTCTGATGCTTGGTTCTCCTCCCGTGAGTTGATTGCAGATATGTGAGAGGAAAGAACGATGGGTGATGGTGCGTTGTGTTTGAGGATAAAGGTATTGAGCGCATTTGGG contains the following coding sequences:
- a CDS encoding TnsA endonuclease N-terminal domain-containing protein, with amino-acid sequence MLSDREFEDWCRRLCLPETTKELVQKIRNSEPVRKVGGGAKNVCGSYPSRKMGKTIQFESHKVELPAIVEYENDEDVLEYYDQPIRLSLSFHSLSGRCVVTSHTPDFWVMRRNSAGFEEWKASERLKILARKQPTRYQQSEEGRWHAPPAEMKVQAMGLYYYLRTDLEINWIAYQNYQFLQGYFNQENTVKKEVRKTVVECINANPGVTLKELLESTNTDWADDIYALIGTKQIYVDLKAVALNEPEKVHLFSSQEMASTYDLIIAQKTSARIASGQRIDVAIGSTLVWDGKSWCVIQIGDTKIALQSENELIGLTHANFDALIAQKEIIHIQPLSAKTTDIWEQIKCASSEDLAVANYRYKVIEPYLHGSPPINSSVPERTVRSWKSKYHQALNNYGWGYIGLLPNRGKKGNRVDRFSPDTWEFIDQIIEQHYENLKQRGKLATYGILVREWEKAGKTDPCPSRITFCKRINQREKVGQTRHRQGSRAAYQKSPFYHELTLSTPIHGSRPFEICHIDHTELDIELVCSRTGRPLGRPWATILIDAFSRRIFAIYLTFDPPSYRSCMMVLRICVQRFGRFPETLVMDNGVEFGSIYFETLLAAFSCTKKQRPSASPRFGSLIERFFGTSNTEFFYNLKGNTQITKQVRLVNKTNNPKVQAVWTLPELYEYFCKYAYVIYDSREHPALGMSPNAAFTKGVNQSGMRYGQKILDDENFKIFTLPSTAKGSAKVIPRLGIKINYIYYWSIDDSFLNPEVESTQVQVRYDPFDVGTAYAYVKGNWVRCISEYYSSLQGHSEKEIRLISIELRQQKNQYNQKIAIRAKELAQYLESAEAQEVLQTQRLHDLAATDLRDLIYKNGRKQTSSTLTQCPVDSDEAISTEEVSQTHQLNTSAIELGKIQAYSQEELWQ
- a CDS encoding AAA family ATPase, producing MAVKHNRPFPQELLKQSLTERLNYFQGITIGHLRLKQALETLLLNLQQPTDICVFFVVGPAGVGKTTLRLRAEKLLMEGALASMKNHIYQIPVAGIEAIANEGGKFNYKDYYLRVLECLEKISFDSIATNSSLNYQNYSGFLSTTYFASKSSDTVRRALEKSMRHHKLTALMIDEAQHLLMVAGGKQMLHQMNWIKSLANITGVVHILFGTYDLLNCCHLSGQVSRRSDDIHLPRYSTDNKEDIAEFMRIIRTFQAHLPLLEEPCLVEQYEYLLDYSSGSVGLLKTWLTKALRNALAENATTLNIKYIQQNEYSKARRQQIEQEAQAGEKRWRNDVAPVALSLTNEDVKQPSQAKGRVGKRQAKRDTVGINLDVS
- a CDS encoding TniQ family protein → MSVNYYTEDEFWALEKPTIPERSQLFPLEPIGVGTLYVESLSGYIARLADCHTITTGELVLSKVIPLMRHKRSSVSSINIINHLFRDQDFFTSTNEKRIDIATTLIQALKELTWRQDLSCLWPLKWASIFFEFSILRLHQAWCPVCYDHWFVNNRVIYNPLLWLVNTIEECPEHDHQPLIEECPHCHEKFPPLSRYSRPGYCSICHLWLGSQKLNQLANEQTHSVDFWRQLLITPMHSHQSNKLVWQCMWFDDVDDLAANTPSDFLPPINEN